One genomic region from Haloterrigena gelatinilytica encodes:
- a CDS encoding SRPBCC family protein has protein sequence MDRILLSTLAYRPPEAVFPYVRSFTDYPRYTEHLKEVRVHGDGDVGSIYDLKLAWWKLSYTASSEVVAIDAPSSLEWRLVNDLDARGEWRVEPEPESAPDGEETASRIYFEAVYDPHSADENALSLPRFVSLDWVVKKVEPKLLGEAREVVERLVAAIEGEPRDVELTVHEMP, from the coding sequence GTGGACAGAATTCTCCTCAGTACGCTCGCCTATCGCCCGCCCGAGGCGGTCTTTCCGTACGTGCGGTCGTTCACCGACTACCCGCGGTACACGGAACACCTCAAGGAGGTTCGCGTTCACGGCGACGGCGACGTCGGTTCGATCTACGACCTGAAACTGGCGTGGTGGAAGCTCAGCTACACCGCCAGCTCGGAGGTCGTCGCCATCGACGCGCCGTCGTCGCTCGAGTGGCGGCTGGTCAACGACCTCGACGCCCGCGGGGAGTGGCGCGTCGAACCGGAGCCCGAATCGGCCCCCGACGGCGAGGAGACGGCGAGTCGGATCTACTTCGAAGCGGTCTACGACCCGCACTCGGCCGACGAGAACGCGCTCTCGCTCCCCCGGTTCGTCTCGCTGGACTGGGTCGTCAAGAAGGTCGAGCCGAAACTCCTCGGCGAGGCGCGAGAGGTCGTCGAACGGCTCGTCGCGGCCATCGAAGGCGAGCCCCGCGACGTCGAGTTGACGGTTCACGAGATGCCCTGA
- a CDS encoding MFS transporter, with translation MNGPTESAPGAALDLQPRSWKGYTALILVWQVAASGCFYAVYAVTPFVRAQFGVSTTRIGFLLTALMLGYTVCVAPVGRLIDRYGEARVLVVGLTGLGATTVLVTAASTYPRLLGAVAVLGAFYATAIPGTNKAVFNAIPAERLNVSMGIKQMGVTAGSGLSSLLVPLSASRVGWEVAFLGAGAVAAVVTVAFRVCYDAGTGDADESGTSLRTHVGDPEYVLLVAAGFFLGAGLFTTVGYTLLYVTDVVGASSVFAGATLAAAQASGSVGRIGFGWIADNWFGSLTRSTLVLLAIQAGVSAILFAAIPFVEPPLVVLGLFALLGAFILGFTGVYYSCIGSIVPNDGIGSATAGGQLALNSGALVAPPAFGYLVDARGYDDAWTLLACATLVAFILFLVLIGRRGVGRRR, from the coding sequence ATGAACGGGCCGACCGAGTCCGCGCCGGGCGCCGCCCTCGATCTACAGCCGCGGAGCTGGAAGGGGTACACCGCCCTCATCCTCGTCTGGCAGGTCGCCGCGAGCGGCTGTTTCTACGCCGTCTACGCGGTCACGCCGTTCGTTCGAGCGCAGTTCGGCGTTTCGACGACCCGGATCGGGTTCCTGTTGACCGCGCTGATGCTCGGCTACACGGTCTGCGTCGCGCCCGTCGGCCGCCTCATCGACCGGTACGGCGAGGCTCGAGTGCTGGTCGTCGGCCTGACCGGCCTCGGCGCGACGACCGTCCTCGTAACCGCCGCTTCGACGTACCCCCGTCTGCTGGGCGCCGTCGCCGTCCTCGGGGCCTTCTACGCGACGGCGATCCCCGGGACGAACAAGGCCGTCTTCAACGCGATCCCCGCCGAGCGGCTCAACGTCTCGATGGGAATCAAACAGATGGGCGTGACCGCCGGGAGCGGCCTCAGCTCGCTACTGGTGCCGCTCAGCGCCAGTCGCGTCGGCTGGGAAGTCGCGTTTCTCGGGGCCGGCGCGGTCGCGGCCGTCGTTACCGTCGCCTTCCGCGTCTGCTACGACGCCGGAACCGGCGACGCCGACGAGTCCGGGACGTCCCTCCGGACGCACGTCGGGGATCCGGAGTACGTGCTGCTCGTCGCCGCGGGGTTCTTCCTCGGCGCCGGGCTGTTCACCACGGTCGGCTACACGCTCCTCTACGTGACCGACGTCGTCGGCGCGAGTTCGGTCTTCGCCGGGGCGACCCTCGCCGCCGCCCAGGCCAGCGGGAGCGTCGGCCGCATCGGGTTCGGCTGGATCGCCGACAACTGGTTCGGATCGCTGACGCGCTCGACGCTGGTGCTCCTGGCGATTCAGGCCGGCGTCTCGGCGATCCTCTTCGCGGCGATCCCGTTCGTCGAACCGCCGCTCGTCGTCCTGGGACTGTTCGCGCTGCTCGGCGCGTTCATCCTCGGTTTCACCGGCGTCTACTACTCGTGTATCGGCTCGATCGTGCCGAACGACGGGATCGGAAGCGCCACGGCGGGCGGACAACTCGCGCTCAATTCGGGCGCGCTCGTCGCGCCGCCGGCGTTCGGCTACCTCGTCGACGCTCGCGGCTACGACGACGCGTGGACGCTGCTCGCGTGCGCCACGCTCGTCGCGTTCATCCTGTTTCTGGTGCTCATCGGTCGTCGGGGCGTCGGCCGACGTCGGTGA